The Armatimonadota bacterium DNA window TTTTCATGTGGTAGTTCACGTTGATTCTGCGGCTCTCCCCCGACTTGGACTTGAGATTGAGCGTCGTATCGACGACAGACGCATGCTCTTCGGTCTTGGCTTGACCGACCGTAAACGAATCGACCGACTCCTCTCTCATACCTTGATAGCCTGGGAAGATGAGCGCGACCGGCTCGTTGGCCCCGATCGCGCTACCGAACTGATTGAGAAAGAGGCTGTTGCGATCGGCCAGCTCGTTGACCGTTGCTTCGTCGTTGTTCTTGGCCGCGGTCAAGAATCGCGTCAAAGCGTGCTCGGGGGTCTTGGCCTTGACAAAGAACACATACCCTGCATAGCCCAGTCCGCCCAAAAGCGCAATGAGCAGCACAACGACCAACGCCTTGCCTTGGTTTCTTCGCTTCATGATCATCCCCCTTGTTCGCCGTTTCTTTTCGCGCTTTGGCGCGATAATCCTGCGCTACCATGCAAAGCCGAACGCGATCATCATGCGACTAAACCCGACCGTGCCAACGGTCGTCCACCAATCGCTAGCCGTGTAGGTGAGCAGCCCGTGCGACAACTTGCCGTCGTTGAGCAGGACTAACTTAATGCGTTGGGCAACATCGATGGTCGCTCCGACCGGTACGCCCCATTTCCTATCGTTCTCCGAGTAGTTGATCGAGAAGTAAGGCGAGACGGGCGAGTTCGGAATGGTCTTTGCGATGGTTGCATAGTAGGCCAAGGTTCCGACTTCTGAATAGATTCGGTCGCTGCTGACGCCGAGCGAGACCAGCGGCAGCCGATCCGTCTCCTTGAGCAAGTCGTAATTCCCTCTCAGCCAGTTGACTTCTTCGGCGGCAGGATTGAACTCGAATCCCCATATCAGCCGGTCATTGAACCTACGGTCGTAGGTAACGCGCCAGCGAGGCCGCTCTGCCGGTGTATCGACAAAGCGGATCGACAGCGTGTTGGTCATTTCAAGGTTGCCCGAACCGAGCAACTGGCCTTCGCCCGGTCACCCAGTTCAGCTAGGAGGCGCGGCGTTCTGCGCTTCGGCTCCCAGCACAACGGCCAGAAATGCGGTTAGAATCCAAAACTTCACAGCGCGAGAGCATACCCTATGCGCGGCATTGGGGCTATAATTAGAGTTAAATTGGAGGTCGTCCTATTATGAACCGTAAAGGCTTTACGCTGATCGAACTGCTGGTCGTCATCGCGATCATCGCCATTCTGGCGGCCATTTTGTTCCCCGTCTTTGCGGCCGCAAGAGAGAAAGCGCGGCAATCGCAGTGCGTTTCCAACCTTCGGCAGTTGGGCATCGCCTTTCGTGCTTATGCGACTGATTGGAACGACACCCTGCCCGGCGGCGCTCCGGGAGACCCTCACAACTATTTTCCGAACAATAATCAAAGTCCCGATTGGTGGCGCATTGGTCAGCGATGGGGCATAGACGGCCACTGGGTGCCCGCTCGATGGGTCTATACGACCGCCAACACGCAAGACTACGACCGAGCGCCGATCAGTCCCATTTGGCTGCAGGTGAAGGGCCCCGAAGCGGGCGCGCTCTTTCCCTATGTCAAGAACCGCCAGATCTACGTCTGCCCGTCCGAGAAGCGGCCTGAGAAGTTGCTGAGCTACTCGATGAACTTTCGCATGAGCTTCATACCCGACGGCCGGGTGCAACGGCCATCAGAGGTCGTCTTATTGGTGGACGAGCAGTACACGGTCAACGACGGCTTCTTCGTGCCGCCTCCGTCCGACTGCCCCAGCATCGCGCACAGCCGAGGCTCGTCGTTCCTTTTCTACGACGGCCATGCCAAATGGAAGCACGTGGGACAGGGCGCGACGTTCGGCAACTGCCCGCAACAGTTCAGCGATCCCAAAATGTATTGTCCGTACCTGCCATTCCCTTGGGACGGTCGCTGCACGCTGTAGCGCTTAGTCCGGCCAAATCGATCTGAGAATTTCGGCCAGACGATGCCCCGCCTTCGCCAACTGATTGCGCGAAGTC harbors:
- a CDS encoding prepilin-type N-terminal cleavage/methylation domain-containing protein, with the protein product MNRKGFTLIELLVVIAIIAILAAILFPVFAAAREKARQSQCVSNLRQLGIAFRAYATDWNDTLPGGAPGDPHNYFPNNNQSPDWWRIGQRWGIDGHWVPARWVYTTANTQDYDRAPISPIWLQVKGPEAGALFPYVKNRQIYVCPSEKRPEKLLSYSMNFRMSFIPDGRVQRPSEVVLLVDEQYTVNDGFFVPPPSDCPSIAHSRGSSFLFYDGHAKWKHVGQGATFGNCPQQFSDPKMYCPYLPFPWDGRCTL